One Chloroflexota bacterium DNA window includes the following coding sequences:
- a CDS encoding DUF917 domain-containing protein produces the protein MTTIRSEIELDDFLRGTNFFSASGGGVPDVQRELLLDDMARGVELSWTPLDEMDPDALICTACFSGSIAPETFEASEEADLIAGSDRIRRPMVESVRALEAELGRKIGGICSIEIGGINTSAVLDAAANLGIGMVDGDYAGRAIPELHATTPHLFGVPVLPWASVDEYGNSIVIRKAASNAFAERIGKHLALASFGLIGCALVALPVSEVRRIYVPGTITESLAVGRAIREAREAGSDPVVAAARTLDGWVLFRGTIVEREWRNTGYLEGTHVVEGEGTFGGHRLKIWFKNENHLTWLDGADYIASPDLIEVCDATTAEPLVNTYVKEGDRIAVVAARRREVWNSEAGLATLGPAHFGWREFTFRPIESMAGERA, from the coding sequence ATGACGACGATCCGCAGCGAGATCGAGCTCGACGACTTCCTGCGCGGGACAAACTTCTTCTCTGCCAGCGGCGGTGGGGTGCCGGATGTCCAGCGGGAGCTGCTGCTTGATGACATGGCGCGCGGCGTGGAGCTGTCATGGACCCCGCTCGACGAGATGGATCCCGATGCGCTGATCTGCACCGCCTGCTTCTCAGGCTCGATCGCGCCGGAGACGTTCGAGGCCAGCGAGGAGGCTGACCTGATCGCCGGGTCGGACCGCATCCGCCGCCCGATGGTTGAGTCGGTGCGGGCGCTCGAAGCAGAGCTCGGCCGGAAGATCGGTGGGATCTGCTCGATCGAAATCGGCGGGATCAACACCTCAGCAGTGCTCGACGCGGCTGCCAACCTGGGGATCGGCATGGTCGACGGCGACTATGCCGGGAGGGCGATCCCTGAGCTGCACGCCACGACGCCACACCTGTTCGGCGTCCCGGTCCTGCCCTGGGCATCGGTCGACGAGTACGGCAACTCGATCGTGATTCGCAAGGCAGCCTCGAATGCGTTCGCCGAGCGCATCGGCAAGCACCTGGCGCTGGCCTCGTTCGGCTTGATCGGCTGCGCGCTGGTGGCCCTGCCGGTCAGCGAGGTGCGACGCATCTACGTGCCGGGCACCATCACCGAAAGCCTGGCCGTGGGCCGCGCGATCCGGGAGGCCCGGGAGGCGGGGAGCGACCCGGTCGTGGCCGCGGCCCGCACGCTGGATGGCTGGGTCCTGTTTCGCGGGACCATCGTCGAGCGCGAGTGGCGCAACACCGGGTACCTCGAGGGGACCCACGTGGTCGAGGGTGAGGGCACGTTTGGCGGGCATCGCCTCAAGATCTGGTTCAAGAACGAGAACCACCTCACCTGGCTCGACGGGGCGGACTACATAGCCAGCCCGGACCTGATCGAGGTCTGCGACGCGACCACCGCCGAGCCCCTTGTCAACACCTACGTCAAGGAAGGGGACCGGATCGCGGTCGTCGCTGCACGACGCCGAGAGGTATGGAACAGCGAGGCGGGCCTGGCGACGCTGGGGCCGGCGCACTTCGGCTGGCGCGAGTTCACCTTCCGGCCGATCGAGTCGATGGCGGGAGAACGAGCATGA
- a CDS encoding DUF1028 domain-containing protein: protein MTYSIVAAGPAAGEVGVAVQSKFLAVGSIVPWAAADAGAVATQALANVTIGPRGLALMRGGTAPADCVEALLAGDGLREQRQFGLVAPDGRAASFTGSECFDHASSIVGDGFAAQGNILAARAVVEGLVAGFGETAGQPLADRLLRALERAQEAGGDRRGQESAALLVVRAGGGYGGNHDRMLDLRADDHATPIAELQRLLALHRLYFDRPDPAQALPIDGALRDELRSVLVRRGFDPDADWRNALFGYFGWENLEERWLDEHRLDPAVLAYIREHEGDRS from the coding sequence GTGACCTATTCGATTGTGGCCGCCGGTCCCGCCGCCGGTGAGGTGGGTGTGGCCGTCCAGTCCAAGTTCCTGGCGGTGGGGTCGATCGTGCCGTGGGCGGCGGCGGATGCCGGGGCTGTGGCCACCCAAGCGCTCGCCAACGTGACGATTGGGCCGCGGGGGCTTGCCCTGATGCGCGGCGGCACGGCACCGGCCGACTGCGTCGAGGCGCTCCTCGCCGGCGACGGCCTGCGCGAGCAGCGGCAATTCGGATTGGTGGCTCCCGACGGGCGCGCAGCCTCGTTCACCGGCAGCGAGTGCTTCGACCATGCCTCATCGATCGTTGGTGATGGATTCGCGGCGCAGGGCAACATCCTCGCCGCGCGCGCCGTGGTGGAGGGGCTCGTCGCCGGCTTCGGGGAGACCGCAGGGCAGCCCCTGGCCGATCGGCTGCTGCGGGCGCTCGAGCGCGCCCAGGAGGCCGGTGGCGACCGCCGCGGTCAGGAGTCGGCCGCCCTGTTGGTGGTTCGAGCCGGCGGCGGCTACGGGGGGAACCACGACCGGATGCTGGACCTGCGCGCCGACGACCACGCCACCCCCATCGCCGAGCTGCAGCGCCTGCTGGCGCTCCACCGGCTCTACTTCGACCGACCCGATCCTGCCCAGGCGCTGCCCATCGACGGAGCGCTGCGAGACGAGCTGCGCTCGGTGCTAGTGCGACGAGGCTTCGACCCCGACGCCGATTGGCGCAACGCGCTGTTCGGCTACTTCGGCTGGGAGAACCTCGAGGAGCGCTGGCTCGACGAACATCGGCTCGATCCTGCCGTCCTGGCCTACATCCGTGAGCACGAAGGGGACCGATCATGA
- a CDS encoding aspartate/glutamate racemase family protein, translating into METVERRILWVNPVGTPAFDADTLELIEEVRRPGFTPDVRSLEHGPPHLEYHTYEHEAAGPMLALMREADEAGYDAAVIGCFYDGGLREARELCRMPIVGMEEAALAYAATMGHKFSIIVGRRKWIPKMADNLILYGHERRLASLRSVEMGIPEVLADPEGFFDACIREARLAVAEDGAEVVVLSEMATPAFWRRVRDEVPFPIVDPAVACWKFAEMAADLYRTVGYSHSKVGGHEAPPPPITLGR; encoded by the coding sequence GTGGAGACCGTCGAGCGCAGGATCCTGTGGGTCAATCCTGTCGGCACGCCTGCGTTCGACGCGGACACGCTTGAGCTGATCGAGGAGGTGCGGCGTCCGGGCTTTACACCCGACGTCCGCAGCCTGGAGCACGGGCCGCCGCACCTCGAGTACCACACCTACGAGCACGAGGCCGCTGGGCCGATGCTCGCGCTGATGCGCGAGGCGGACGAGGCCGGCTACGACGCGGCCGTCATCGGCTGCTTCTATGACGGCGGGCTGCGCGAGGCGCGCGAGCTGTGTCGCATGCCGATCGTCGGCATGGAGGAGGCGGCCCTGGCGTACGCGGCGACCATGGGGCACAAGTTCAGCATCATCGTGGGACGGCGAAAATGGATCCCGAAGATGGCCGACAACCTCATCCTCTATGGGCACGAACGCCGGCTTGCCTCGCTTCGCTCGGTCGAGATGGGGATCCCGGAGGTCCTGGCCGATCCCGAAGGCTTCTTCGACGCGTGCATCCGCGAGGCGCGGCTGGCCGTGGCAGAGGACGGTGCCGAGGTGGTCGTCCTGTCGGAGATGGCCACGCCGGCCTTCTGGCGACGCGTTCGCGACGAGGTGCCATTCCCGATCGTCGATCCCGCGGTGGCCTGTTGGAAGTTCGCAGAAATGGCCGCCGACCTGTACCGGACGGTCGGGTACAGCCACTCCAAGGTGGGGGGCCACGAGGCGCCGCCGCCGCCGATCACCCTCGGTCGATGA
- a CDS encoding APC family permease: MESTGRGVSLYTRQATGLVREIGMSSNLALNISFISLPLAVLVATQAPYAFPGSNLIGIVIITALLCIIPTLLYGSLSQAMPRSGGDYVFVSRIIHPIIGFVANFSVTMWFQLVIAYFGALLAPFGLSAALSTMGAATGNATLTEWATTVTAKEWQFATGAIVLIFTAALMSLDLRRSMRVFQWIFWLSLVGVAIAALLTLINGRDAFEAAVTKFGGDYNQMIADAKAAGFTGAVSGIDWNATIAATPLAFASFGYAIVTTYAGGEVRSARTVMLKGLLWALGISAVIVLIMLALSARTFGQEWLGSATFLANEVPDKYLLPSYPFYFFFAAMLTDNSILIAIMSVSFVLAFFAALPPTFLIATRSLFAWSFDRILPDKVSEVNDRTHSPVWANMIVLVITLVFLALIVYGPGEFLTLLFTAGAAEIMTFIIVAIAAAVFPYRRRDLWESSPINQRFMGVPRITLIGVAAVIVYFIFLIPLLTNDTLGANAPVGLWATAILFALPFVIYAVSYMLNKSRGVDLGLAFESLPPE, encoded by the coding sequence ATGGAGTCAACGGGTCGGGGCGTCAGTCTCTACACGCGCCAGGCGACTGGCCTGGTCCGCGAGATCGGCATGAGCAGCAATCTCGCGCTCAACATCTCGTTCATCTCGCTGCCGCTGGCGGTGCTGGTGGCGACCCAGGCTCCCTACGCGTTTCCCGGGTCGAATTTGATCGGGATCGTGATCATCACGGCGCTGCTGTGCATCATCCCGACCCTGCTCTACGGCTCGCTGTCGCAGGCGATGCCGCGCTCGGGTGGCGACTACGTGTTCGTTAGTCGGATCATTCATCCGATCATCGGCTTCGTCGCGAACTTCAGCGTGACCATGTGGTTCCAGCTCGTGATCGCCTACTTCGGCGCGCTGCTGGCTCCATTCGGCCTGTCGGCCGCGCTGTCGACGATGGGTGCCGCAACGGGGAATGCGACCCTCACGGAATGGGCCACGACCGTCACTGCGAAGGAGTGGCAGTTCGCAACGGGCGCGATCGTGCTGATTTTCACCGCGGCGCTCATGAGCCTCGACCTGCGCCGTTCGATGAGGGTCTTCCAATGGATCTTCTGGCTCTCGCTGGTGGGCGTGGCGATCGCCGCGCTGCTGACCCTGATCAACGGCCGTGATGCCTTCGAGGCCGCGGTGACGAAGTTCGGTGGGGACTACAACCAGATGATCGCCGACGCCAAGGCAGCCGGGTTCACGGGCGCGGTGTCCGGAATCGACTGGAACGCCACGATTGCGGCCACGCCGCTGGCGTTCGCCAGCTTCGGCTACGCAATCGTCACCACGTATGCCGGTGGCGAGGTGCGCTCAGCGCGGACCGTCATGCTCAAGGGGCTGCTCTGGGCGCTGGGCATCAGCGCGGTCATCGTGCTGATCATGCTGGCCCTCTCGGCCCGCACATTCGGGCAGGAGTGGCTCGGGTCGGCGACGTTCCTGGCGAACGAGGTGCCGGACAAGTACCTGCTGCCGTCGTACCCCTTCTACTTCTTCTTCGCCGCGATGCTGACCGACAACAGCATCCTGATCGCAATCATGTCGGTGAGCTTCGTGCTTGCCTTCTTCGCGGCGCTGCCGCCCACCTTCCTGATCGCCACCCGCAGCCTGTTCGCGTGGTCCTTCGACCGGATCCTGCCGGACAAGGTCAGTGAGGTGAACGACCGCACCCATTCGCCGGTCTGGGCGAACATGATCGTGCTGGTCATCACGCTCGTCTTCCTGGCGCTGATCGTCTACGGCCCGGGCGAGTTCCTGACGCTGCTGTTCACGGCGGGTGCCGCGGAGATCATGACCTTCATCATCGTGGCGATCGCGGCAGCGGTCTTCCCGTACCGGCGACGTGACCTGTGGGAGTCCTCGCCCATCAACCAGCGCTTCATGGGCGTGCCGCGCATCACGCTGATCGGCGTGGCGGCGGTGATCGTTTACTTCATCTTCCTGATCCCGCTGCTCACCAACGACACGCTGGGTGCCAACGCTCCAGTCGGGCTGTGGGCCACGGCGATCCTCTTCGCCCTGCCGTTCGTGATCTATGCGGTCAGCTACATGTTGAACAAGAGCCGAGGCGTGGACCTCGGCCTGGCCTTCGAGTCGCTGCCACCCGAGTAG
- a CDS encoding SRPBCC family protein, protein MSRVARSIDIAASPDAVWTALADVEHWPRWASQWERLERLEAGPLAMGNTVRCKTTDRQATSDWTVTEYVDGRSFTWTSALAPGLRVTGGHVVAAKGDGAKAEFWLEATGVLGALLAPLLRRRIFSRNTTSAAEGLKQFMEASR, encoded by the coding sequence ATGTCTCGCGTCGCCCGCAGTATTGACATTGCCGCGTCGCCGGACGCCGTGTGGACGGCGCTGGCCGACGTCGAGCACTGGCCACGCTGGGCGTCCCAGTGGGAGCGCCTCGAGCGACTCGAAGCAGGCCCCCTGGCCATGGGCAACACGGTGCGCTGCAAGACCACCGATCGGCAGGCAACCTCGGACTGGACGGTGACCGAGTACGTGGATGGGCGCTCGTTCACCTGGACGTCGGCTTTGGCGCCGGGCCTGCGGGTCACCGGCGGGCACGTCGTGGCGGCGAAGGGCGATGGCGCGAAAGCGGAGTTCTGGCTAGAGGCCACCGGCGTGCTCGGCGCGCTGCTGGCCCCGCTGCTGCGACGGAGGATCTTCAGCCGCAACACGACGTCCGCGGCTGAGGGTTTGAAGCAATTCATGGAAGCGTCCCGCTAA
- a CDS encoding dihydrofolate reductase family protein, protein MRSVTYSMGVSLDGYIVGPDGGFDWTAPDEEVFRFWIDEIREVGVHLLGRRLYETMLYWETADQDPSLDDSELEWAALWKPLPKVVFSTTLSAVQGNARLASGGLAEEIERLRAEPGEGDIAIGGATLAAEAAALGLIDEYRAMVYPVLVGGGIPFFPQRERRVDLELVETRTFSSRFVYLRYRVAS, encoded by the coding sequence ATGCGCAGCGTGACCTATTCGATGGGTGTCTCACTTGACGGCTACATCGTCGGGCCGGACGGCGGCTTCGACTGGACGGCGCCCGACGAGGAGGTCTTTCGCTTCTGGATCGACGAGATTCGAGAGGTCGGCGTCCACCTGTTGGGACGACGGCTGTACGAGACGATGCTGTACTGGGAGACCGCCGACCAGGATCCATCGCTCGACGACTCAGAGCTCGAGTGGGCCGCGCTCTGGAAGCCGCTCCCAAAGGTGGTGTTCTCCACCACGCTGTCGGCGGTGCAGGGCAATGCCCGCCTGGCCTCCGGCGGCCTGGCGGAGGAGATCGAGCGGTTACGAGCCGAGCCGGGGGAGGGCGACATCGCGATCGGCGGCGCGACTCTCGCCGCCGAGGCGGCCGCGTTGGGTCTCATCGACGAGTACCGGGCCATGGTCTACCCGGTGCTGGTCGGCGGTGGCATTCCGTTCTTTCCCCAGCGCGAGCGTCGGGTGGATCTCGAACTCGTCGAGACCCGCACCTTCAGCTCGAGATTCGTCTACCTCCGCTACCGCGTGGCGAGCTAG
- a CDS encoding helix-turn-helix transcriptional regulator yields MPRTRTKTKRPQVENTVGPRLRAARHRAGLTQRQLAGDRYTAAYISALEVGLVRPSWAALSYLSDRLGLAVHDLVREAQPGWDRLTADLRLAAGDWQAAADQYTQLLEDANGTDATLIRSGRAEALCRLGRPRDALPDAAAAYEALTQAGQQVDAAYAGYWLAYAHHQLDNTEEARALLHQLLAEVRAGLKVQADFKLRLLLALAILESWDGHDDRALALLEEGRALTGEMDDLRRATFLFSLANSYSETGDLEAALRAGTAALPLFEAANAERDATGLRNTLALTYLQLGNAARATELAAEARQMSEQRNDQASLAYVTETEAQIALALGDHPAVREKVAEALELARASQNTNTESSALLTLARSQRQTDDNAAEATYRQAAELLRTAGPRPRLAVVLREWSDLLVSEQRHAEAVDLLQEALNA; encoded by the coding sequence ATGCCGAGGACGCGGACGAAGACGAAGCGACCTCAGGTCGAGAACACGGTCGGCCCGCGCCTTCGTGCGGCCAGACACAGAGCCGGGCTTACTCAGCGCCAGCTGGCGGGCGACCGGTATACCGCGGCCTACATCAGCGCCCTGGAGGTCGGCCTGGTGCGACCGTCCTGGGCAGCCCTGAGCTATCTTTCAGATCGACTCGGGCTGGCCGTGCACGACCTGGTCCGGGAGGCGCAGCCGGGCTGGGATCGGCTCACCGCTGACCTGCGCCTGGCGGCCGGCGATTGGCAGGCTGCCGCCGACCAATACACCCAGCTGCTCGAGGACGCCAACGGCACCGATGCCACTCTGATCCGGAGCGGACGTGCCGAGGCACTCTGCCGCCTCGGGCGTCCCCGCGACGCGCTCCCTGACGCCGCTGCGGCATACGAGGCACTCACCCAGGCCGGGCAGCAGGTGGATGCCGCCTACGCCGGCTACTGGCTCGCGTACGCCCATCATCAGCTCGACAACACCGAAGAGGCGCGCGCCCTCCTCCATCAGCTCCTGGCCGAGGTCCGAGCCGGCCTGAAAGTGCAGGCCGATTTCAAGCTGCGGCTCCTGCTCGCGCTCGCGATCCTCGAATCGTGGGACGGCCACGATGATCGGGCGCTCGCGCTCCTCGAGGAGGGACGCGCGCTGACGGGCGAGATGGACGATCTGCGCCGCGCGACCTTCCTGTTTTCACTCGCGAACAGCTATTCCGAGACCGGCGACCTTGAGGCGGCGCTTCGCGCCGGAACTGCGGCCCTTCCCCTCTTCGAGGCGGCCAACGCGGAACGCGATGCCACTGGGCTCCGCAACACCCTGGCGCTCACCTACCTCCAGCTCGGAAACGCAGCGCGCGCCACTGAGCTCGCCGCTGAGGCCCGCCAGATGAGCGAACAACGCAACGATCAGGCTTCGCTGGCGTACGTGACGGAGACGGAAGCCCAGATCGCCCTCGCCCTCGGTGACCACCCCGCCGTCCGCGAGAAGGTGGCCGAAGCTCTCGAGCTCGCCCGCGCCAGCCAGAACACCAACACCGAGTCAAGCGCTCTCCTGACGCTCGCTCGTTCCCAGCGCCAGACCGATGACAACGCCGCAGAGGCAACCTACCGCCAGGCAGCAGAACTCCTCCGCACCGCCGGCCCACGACCAAGGCTCGCCGTCGTCCTCCGCGAGTGGTCCGACCTGCTCGTCTCCGAACAGCGCCACGCGGAAGCGGTCGACCTGCTTCAGGAAGCCCTAAATGCCTGA
- a CDS encoding L-fucose isomerase, translating to MTADRFGVLPRIGIRPTIDAREGGVRESLEAQTMQLARALAETISDALRYPNGDPVECVIADSTIGRVAEAAASDEKFRREDVGATISVTPAWCYGSETMDVDPLRPKAVWGFNGTERPGAVYLAAVLAAHNQQGLPAFGIYGREVQDSGDVSVPDDVREKVLRFAKAAVASQMMRSRSYLSVGGTSMGIAGSIVDHAFFQRYLGMRVEAIDMSEILRRIERGIYDQQEFERAMEWVRANCIEGTDYNRADKQRSREELDSDWASSVKMALAMRDLMVGNPKLKEAGHGEESLGHNAILAGFQGQRQWTDFLPNGDFMEAILNSSFDWDGPRAPYVVATENDSLNGASMLFGYLLTNTAQIFADVRTYWSPAAVKRVSGHELSGVGAGGFLHLINSGPAALDATGQQTIDGRAGIKPFWELSEDEIAATLRATTWHPGLTEYFRGGGWSTRFRTRGGMPATMCRINLYRGLPALQIAEGWTIELPDAVHAILDDRTNPSWPTTWFVPRTGGDGVFRDVYSVMNAWGANHAAISHGHIGADLITLASILRVPVFMHNIDADAVFRPAAWNGFGTADPEGADFRACAAFGPLYG from the coding sequence ATGACCGCGGACCGATTTGGAGTCCTCCCCAGGATCGGCATCCGACCGACAATCGATGCTCGGGAAGGAGGAGTCCGAGAATCCCTCGAAGCGCAGACGATGCAGCTCGCACGAGCTCTCGCGGAGACGATCTCCGACGCGCTCCGCTACCCGAATGGCGATCCCGTGGAATGCGTCATTGCCGACTCCACGATCGGTCGTGTGGCGGAGGCGGCTGCGAGCGATGAGAAGTTTCGGCGCGAAGACGTAGGGGCCACCATCTCGGTCACGCCTGCATGGTGTTATGGCTCCGAGACAATGGACGTCGATCCCCTTCGGCCCAAGGCTGTGTGGGGATTCAACGGAACGGAGCGGCCGGGCGCCGTTTACCTCGCTGCTGTCCTGGCAGCCCACAACCAGCAAGGTCTCCCCGCGTTCGGCATCTACGGACGGGAAGTCCAGGACAGCGGTGACGTGTCGGTTCCGGATGACGTTCGCGAGAAGGTGCTGCGGTTCGCGAAGGCAGCCGTCGCATCACAGATGATGCGAAGCCGATCCTACCTGTCGGTCGGCGGCACCTCGATGGGGATCGCGGGATCGATCGTGGACCACGCCTTTTTCCAGCGCTACCTGGGGATGCGAGTCGAGGCGATTGACATGAGCGAAATCCTGCGCAGGATCGAGCGAGGGATCTACGACCAGCAGGAATTCGAGCGCGCGATGGAATGGGTTCGCGCGAACTGCATCGAGGGGACGGATTACAACCGCGCCGACAAGCAGCGCTCTCGAGAGGAGCTGGATAGCGACTGGGCCTCATCGGTGAAGATGGCGCTCGCCATGCGGGACCTGATGGTCGGCAATCCGAAGCTGAAGGAGGCCGGGCATGGCGAGGAGTCGCTCGGCCACAACGCGATCCTGGCGGGCTTCCAGGGGCAACGTCAGTGGACCGATTTCCTGCCGAACGGGGACTTCATGGAGGCCATCCTGAACTCGTCCTTTGACTGGGATGGGCCCCGCGCTCCGTACGTGGTCGCCACGGAGAACGACTCGCTCAACGGCGCCTCGATGCTCTTCGGCTACCTGCTGACCAACACGGCTCAGATCTTTGCCGACGTCCGCACCTATTGGAGCCCGGCGGCGGTCAAACGGGTATCGGGCCATGAGCTCAGCGGCGTCGGGGCGGGGGGATTCCTCCACTTGATCAACTCCGGGCCGGCAGCCCTCGACGCGACCGGCCAGCAGACTATCGACGGCCGAGCCGGAATCAAGCCGTTCTGGGAGCTCTCCGAGGACGAGATCGCCGCAACCCTGCGCGCGACGACGTGGCACCCGGGGCTCACCGAGTACTTCCGCGGCGGCGGTTGGTCGACACGCTTCCGGACCCGGGGCGGGATGCCGGCGACCATGTGTCGCATCAACCTTTATCGCGGCCTGCCGGCGCTCCAGATCGCCGAGGGCTGGACGATTGAGCTGCCGGACGCGGTGCACGCGATCCTCGATGACCGAACCAACCCGTCGTGGCCGACGACCTGGTTCGTCCCCCGGACCGGGGGTGATGGGGTCTTCCGGGACGTGTACTCGGTCATGAACGCCTGGGGCGCCAACCATGCCGCGATCAGCCACGGCCACATCGGCGCGGACCTGATCACCCTTGCGTCGATCCTTCGCGTGCCGGTCTTCATGCACAACATCGACGCCGATGCTGTCTTTCGACCGGCCGCCTGGAACGGGTTTGGCACCGCCGATCCGGAGGGCGCAGACTTCCGCGCCTGCGCCGCGTTCGGACCGCTGTACGGCTGA
- a CDS encoding FGGY family carbohydrate kinase, with amino-acid sequence MAYVLGIDIGTSSSKAVAVDESGEIRATEQIAHEISRPRVQWAEHDPAVWWSEVALLSRQVVAAVGTSPAAVCVSGMGPCLAPMTAAGEPLRPAILYGIDTRAEAEIAELSEEIGEKELLAHGGSLLSSQAVGPKLLWLQRHDPDVWASTRRFSMPSSYAVWRLTGEYVLDHHSASQCNPLYDLPANQWNDEMVDRVAPGIELPRLLWPSELAGRVTAAAASATGLDGDTPVLAGTIDAWAEAVSIGATQTGDVMLMYGSTMFLTKVVERGTRSPRLWATAGVHEGTETLAAGMATGGIVASWFGELVGERLETLMAEAAAVQPGAEGLLLLPYFAGERTPIFDPHARGTLLGLTLSHGRSQIMRAMLEGVAMGVRHNLAAFDDVSPPAARHLAVGGGARTPTWPQVVSDVSGVTQLMPRHGVGAALGDAMLAAEAAGMSGSAGWNPIERTIEPNREHARLYDELFGHYRQAYLDTKQVTHRLVNLHQPRIIKPIPAQPSATDR; translated from the coding sequence ATGGCCTACGTCCTTGGCATCGATATCGGCACGTCGTCGTCCAAGGCGGTCGCGGTCGACGAGAGTGGCGAGATCCGCGCCACCGAGCAGATTGCCCATGAGATCTCCCGACCGCGCGTGCAATGGGCGGAGCACGACCCGGCGGTCTGGTGGTCCGAGGTGGCCTTGCTCAGCCGGCAGGTCGTGGCTGCGGTGGGCACGTCGCCGGCGGCTGTCTGCGTCAGCGGCATGGGACCCTGCCTGGCGCCGATGACCGCGGCCGGCGAACCATTGCGCCCAGCGATCCTGTATGGCATCGACACGCGCGCCGAAGCGGAGATCGCGGAGCTCAGCGAGGAGATCGGCGAGAAGGAGCTGCTCGCCCATGGCGGGTCGCTTCTCAGCTCCCAGGCGGTTGGGCCAAAGCTCCTCTGGCTCCAGCGCCACGATCCCGACGTGTGGGCCTCGACGCGGCGCTTCTCCATGCCGAGCTCATATGCGGTCTGGCGGCTTACCGGGGAGTACGTGCTCGACCACCACTCGGCCAGCCAGTGCAACCCGCTATACGACCTGCCTGCCAACCAATGGAATGACGAGATGGTCGATCGCGTCGCGCCGGGGATCGAGCTGCCTCGCCTCCTCTGGCCATCGGAGCTCGCTGGCCGCGTGACGGCCGCCGCCGCGAGCGCAACCGGTCTGGATGGAGACACGCCGGTCCTGGCGGGCACGATCGACGCCTGGGCGGAGGCGGTGAGCATCGGCGCGACCCAGACGGGCGACGTCATGCTGATGTACGGATCGACCATGTTCCTGACCAAGGTCGTGGAGCGCGGAACGAGGTCGCCGCGCCTGTGGGCGACCGCGGGCGTCCACGAGGGAACCGAGACCCTTGCCGCGGGCATGGCGACCGGCGGGATCGTCGCCTCGTGGTTCGGCGAGCTGGTGGGTGAGCGGCTCGAGACGCTGATGGCCGAGGCGGCAGCGGTGCAGCCCGGCGCAGAGGGACTCCTCCTGCTCCCGTACTTTGCCGGCGAGCGGACACCCATCTTCGATCCGCATGCGCGCGGCACGCTGCTCGGCCTGACCCTGTCGCACGGGCGCTCGCAGATCATGCGCGCCATGCTGGAAGGCGTTGCCATGGGAGTCCGCCATAACCTCGCCGCCTTCGACGATGTCAGTCCCCCCGCCGCGCGGCACCTGGCGGTTGGCGGCGGGGCGCGTACCCCAACCTGGCCCCAGGTGGTGAGCGATGTGAGCGGCGTCACCCAGCTCATGCCACGCCATGGCGTTGGCGCCGCGCTCGGCGACGCGATGCTCGCCGCAGAAGCGGCTGGGATGAGTGGGTCAGCGGGATGGAACCCGATCGAGCGGACGATCGAGCCGAATCGCGAGCATGCAAGGTTGTATGACGAGCTCTTCGGCCACTACCGGCAGGCATATCTGGACACGAAGCAGGTGACACATCGCCTCGTCAACTTGCATCAGCCTAGGATCATCAAGCCGATTCCGGCGCAGCCCAGCGCGACCGACAGATAG
- a CDS encoding EamA family transporter, producing MDLPLGVAAAAAAALFFATADFSGAVVSRRATPLSAAFSVQLISGVALAIVLVATAQEVRPFAVGIGLIAGLGVAIGLLALYEALSIGAMGVVAVLTGVVASALTLAFDILVAGRAPSALQLTGMACAIAGAAVSARLGTVTIRVAVLSLVVGCAFGASFIAFNLAAGESLVTVLFAARLAAIVLLGAIWALRPGRRLAVHPLIALAGALDTAANLLIMVAVSLVPVSLATAISSADPPIIIMFLARSILGEGLPRLAYLSVALGCAGIGLMILG from the coding sequence GTGGACCTGCCGCTCGGCGTCGCGGCGGCTGCGGCAGCCGCCCTCTTCTTCGCAACGGCCGATTTCTCGGGCGCCGTCGTCTCCCGCAGGGCCACGCCACTCTCTGCGGCGTTCTCGGTGCAGCTGATCAGTGGGGTCGCCCTCGCCATCGTCCTTGTGGCCACTGCTCAGGAGGTGCGTCCGTTCGCCGTGGGAATCGGTCTGATCGCCGGACTCGGCGTGGCGATCGGCCTGTTGGCACTGTACGAGGCCCTCTCGATCGGGGCGATGGGAGTGGTCGCGGTGCTGACCGGGGTGGTCGCCTCGGCACTCACCTTGGCATTCGACATCCTGGTGGCTGGAAGAGCACCTTCTGCCCTGCAGTTGACAGGCATGGCCTGCGCGATCGCGGGAGCGGCCGTGAGCGCGCGCCTCGGAACGGTGACCATCCGCGTGGCCGTCCTGTCCCTGGTCGTAGGATGCGCCTTCGGGGCGTCGTTCATCGCCTTCAATCTCGCCGCCGGGGAGAGCCTTGTCACCGTGCTCTTCGCCGCTCGGCTGGCTGCCATCGTTCTGCTCGGTGCGATCTGGGCGCTGCGGCCAGGCCGGCGCCTGGCCGTCCATCCGCTGATCGCTCTCGCTGGTGCGCTCGATACCGCGGCAAATCTGCTGATAATGGTGGCGGTGTCGCTCGTGCCGGTGAGCCTGGCCACCGCGATCTCATCGGCTGACCCACCGATCATCATCATGTTCCTTGCTCGCTCCATCCTGGGCGAGGGCCTCCCCAGGCTGGCCTATCTGTCGGTCGCGCTGGGCTGCGCCGGAATCGGCTTGATGATCCTAGGCTGA